From a single Syntrophales bacterium genomic region:
- a CDS encoding response regulator — MHKVMIVDDEAVVISQLEERLTLMGYDVVGSASSGTEAVEMARHLRPDIVLMDIVMPGRLDGIDASQKIKTELDIPAIFVTAYTDDKFIERAKNVEPFGYIVKPFQEREIKASIEIGLHKKDIERRLRESEERFRTIFEKAQDCIFIKDRSLRYTHVNPAMEQLFEVSASKLIGQTDDELFGKEAGIHIKDIDSRVLKGETTQEEQTKPMRGVPITFHVIKVPMHNSSGEITGIFGIARDITNRKNAEEELKTSRYHITMINKILRHDLINDLSVIRSALRLYGESGEEMLLKEASDRVGKSVDLIRSMRELESFISSHRNLKLYNIGSTIKEAMKSYPSIQFTIEGKGQILADQALSSVIDNIIANALIHGKADRVEIKIEKARDMCEIRIADNGIGIPDEIKKKIFEENFVHGETARTGLGLYIAKETMHNYGGSVHVEDNTPKGTVFVLKLKGVK, encoded by the coding sequence ATGCATAAAGTAATGATAGTGGATGACGAGGCTGTGGTAATCAGCCAGTTGGAGGAGCGCCTGACATTAATGGGATATGATGTCGTGGGAAGTGCTTCTTCCGGAACAGAAGCCGTAGAGATGGCAAGACACTTAAGACCGGATATAGTCCTGATGGATATTGTTATGCCGGGGAGATTAGACGGTATTGATGCCTCCCAAAAAATTAAAACGGAACTGGATATTCCAGCCATATTCGTAACCGCCTATACGGATGATAAATTCATAGAAAGAGCAAAAAATGTGGAACCTTTCGGCTACATTGTAAAACCGTTTCAAGAAAGAGAAATAAAAGCATCCATAGAGATCGGCCTTCACAAAAAAGATATAGAGAGGCGGTTGCGTGAATCAGAAGAAAGGTTTCGAACCATCTTCGAGAAAGCTCAAGACTGTATTTTCATTAAGGATCGTTCTCTAAGATATACCCATGTCAATCCAGCAATGGAGCAGCTTTTCGAAGTTTCGGCTTCAAAACTGATCGGCCAGACGGACGACGAACTTTTCGGGAAGGAAGCGGGCATTCACATCAAGGATATAGATTCTCGAGTTCTTAAAGGAGAAACCACTCAAGAGGAACAAACCAAACCGATGAGAGGGGTTCCGATCACGTTTCACGTCATTAAGGTACCTATGCACAACAGCTCAGGTGAAATCACCGGGATTTTTGGGATTGCCCGCGACATCACCAACCGCAAAAATGCCGAGGAAGAACTGAAGACCAGCCGTTATCACATTACGATGATTAACAAGATCCTGAGGCATGATTTAATAAATGACCTGTCTGTTATCAGGAGCGCCCTTAGACTTTATGGGGAATCGGGGGAAGAGATGCTCCTCAAAGAGGCATCTGACCGTGTCGGGAAGAGCGTTGATCTGATAAGAAGTATGAGGGAGCTTGAGAGTTTTATTTCGTCCCACAGAAACCTTAAGCTGTACAATATCGGAAGCACGATAAAGGAAGCAATGAAGAGCTATCCCTCCATTCAGTTTACGATTGAAGGAAAGGGACAGATTCTTGCCGATCAGGCCCTGAGCTCGGTGATAGACAACATAATAGCCAACGCTTTAATTCATGGGAAGGCTGACAGGGTAGAGATAAAGATAGAAAAAGCAAGGGATATGTGTGAAATCAGGATTGCTGATAATGGGATCGGGATTCCTGATGAGATAAAGAAAAAGATTTTTGAAGAGAATTTTGTGCATGGTGAAACTGCCCGCACAGGCCTTGGCTTGTATATAGCAAAGGAAACCATGCATAATTATGGCGGAAGCGTTCATGTTGAGGACAACACACCGAAAGGAACTGTCTTTGTGCTAAAGCTGAAAGGTGTGAAGTGA